CTCCGCGCGTGCGGTGAGGGGAGCGGGGCGCCGAGGGGCAGCTGTGCCCGCGCTCACCCACCCCTAGAACTGcacttccttttttcctcccacCCTGATCCAGGCTAATGTGCAATACCAACATGTCTGTGTCTACTGCCGGTGCCCTAAGCACCTCACAGATTCCAGCTTcggaacaagagaccctggttagGCCAAAGCCATTGCTTTTGAAGTTGTTAAAGACTGTTGTATTTTATCTTGGCCAGTATATTATGAGTAAAAGATTATATGATGAGAAGCAGCAACATATTGTTTATTGTGCAAATGATCTTCTTGGAGATTTGTTTGGAGTGCCAAGCTTCTCTGTGAAAGAGCACAGGAAAATATACACAATGATCTACAAAAACTTGGTAGTAGTAAATCAGCAAGAGCCATCAAACTCTGGAACATCTATGAGTGAGAATGGTTGTCCTCTTGAAGGTGGGAGTGATCTAAAGGACCCTGTGCAAGAACTGCAAGAAGCGACGCCTCCATCTTCAGAGTTGGCTTCTAGACCCTCTACCTCATCTAGAAGGAGAACAATTAGTGAGACAGAGGAAAACTCAGATGACTTAACTGGTGAACGACAGAGAAAGCGCCACAAATCCCTTTCCTTTGATGAAAGCCTGGCTCTGTGTGTGATACTGAaagacctcccctcccccacagggagaccttcactcaagtctcgagataccacgcacccaaagacacacgggagacccaacttgctgcaaaagcatgaagctttattcgggaaaccagagctctggggtcgacacgtatctcatgcaggagacagaggagtcgaccctgagccctattaggtgtttttttttttttttttaatattttttgttcatttatttatttgaaagtgacagagagagagggaaagaaagagatagatagagagggaatgagcgcaccagggcttccagccactgcaaatgaactccagacgcgtgtgcccccttgtgcatctggctaacgtgggtcctggggaaaaaagcctcaaactggggtccttaggcttcacaggcaagcgtttaaccactaagccatctctccagccctaggtgtttctttttatagggtttttagcaaggaagagaaaggggagcATGGGGGGAgggttcacaagggtatttgccaaggttatacagttatgtctacatatcttatttgtgcataaccagagtttaagtccttggtcaggctgtcttgggaaactattttattattttggtttttctcaaaactgtatttttgtttttccccttcccgggtcataaagtttaggttgacccgaccaacccatatcttgggccattcGCAGTCtttcttttagcctattttttatttacttctgaatatacagttcaggctgtcccctgcctgtagcaaccagctatttcttcaccaagtttactttaaaattttccatcctgcctttcaataCGGGAGCTGTGCTGTGAAAGAAGCAGTGGCAGCGAGTCCACAGAGGCCCCCTCAAATCAGGAGCTTGATGATGGTGTACGTGAACATTCGGGTGATTGGTTGGATCAAGATTCAGTTTCTGATCAATTTAGTGTAGAATTTGAAGTTGAATCTCTTGATTCTGAAGATTATATTAGTGAAGAAGGTCAAGAACTCTCAGAAGAAGATGATGGCGTTTCTCAAGTCACAGTGTATCAGGCAGGACAGGGTGATAGAGATTCATTTGAAAAGGATCCTGAAATTTCATTAGTGGACTATTGGAAGTGTACATCCTGTAATGAAATGAATCCTCCACTTCCACCACATTGCAACAGATGTTGGGCCCTTCGTGAGAGCTGGTTTCCAGATGATAAAGGGAAAGATAGAGGGGAAATCTTTGCAAAAGCCAAACTAAAAAACTCGGCTCAGACAGAAGAGGGCTTGGATGTGCCTGATGGTAAAACAATAACTGCAGTGAACGACTCCAGAGAGACATGGATTGAGGAAAATGATGATGAAGTCACGCAAGCCTTCCAGTCTCAAGAAAGTGAAGAGCATTCTCAGCCATCGACTTCTAGCAGCATGATTTGTAGCAGCCAAGAAGACTTGAAAGAgatgaagaaggaagaaacacaagACAAGGAAGAAAGTATGGAGTCTAGTTTCCCCCTTAATGCCATTGAGCCTTGTGTAATTTGCCAAGGTCGACCTAAAAATGGTTGCATTGTTCATGGCAAAACAGGACATCTTATGTCGTGCTTCACATGCTCAAAGAAGCTTAAGAAAAGGAACAAGCCCTGCCCAGTGTGCAGACAGCCCATTCAAATGACTGTGCTCACCTACTTCACCTAGCGACCTCCCCAGAAAACAGTTCTGTATCTCTTAACTACATAACCCGGAAAGTTTAGACCACATGGACGTTACTTATATTTACATATCATGGCAAGGAAAATCTTAGTCTATGTAAATTTATTTGTAGTATAATTTATCCCCCTTGGTAGTAAGAATTGTGAAAATTCCTTTTAGGAAAATTTCACTTCTGTTTCTATTTATATTTGGGTTTTAATGTAGTTTACAGGGACTGGACAGCTCATCTTTCATCCTTACCctttatattttaagtaatttcTACTTACGTGAGaggtatcttgttttttttttttttaaatgtaagtagAACATGTAACTTATTAAGTACCTTTCATGTAAGGAATAGAAGGACGTGTGAAGGTTTGAACATTTAAATTTTAGACACTCAGACACTGTTTAGTTTCTTTTAGAAGTTGTGAGTTACATGTGGTGCTATGTAAGCTGAAGCATGCATGTGATTTTCTAGAAAGACTCATTGCTATTTGCAGTGTGTGGGGTAGGTGCTACTTCCAGTTGAAAACACCTTTTTGGACTTAGTTATGTGTTTTCTCACAGTCAACAGACCTATGCTTTAGGACATTTTTAAAACCCAGTGCCTTCTGAAAGATTAATTCAGATTTGAGAACTattcattttaaaacacaaatgctATTCTAAGATGACGTCTCTAAGTAGATTAGCCTCTTGATATATAACATAAGAATTTTGAGCAAAATAGTGAAAATGGCCCTCGATTTAAGGCCCGGTTATTTTTCTCCCATGCATGACATTTATACATGTTCAGGTATGGAAATAAAATTAACTGGACCATAAGTTCAGGGTAGCAGAAAGATAATTTTGTATTAATGGTACATCTTTAGTTTAAATTTCagaaaaagagatgggcatggtggtacacacctttaattccagcccttgggaggcagatgtaggaggatcaccaagaggtcaaggccacccctagactacatagtgagttcccggttagcctgagctagagtgaaaccctacctccaaaaacaaaacaaaacaaacagaaacaaaaacagcctCCCCACCATGACTTGAGAAACAACAGAAGGAACCAGTACTTGAGCTTGGGCAGTCTTAAAACTGAAGCCTTATTCATTTGGAATTTATAGTAGAGTCTCATTGTATGTCCTTGTGGATTACTAATGTCTAAAATTACagatttactatatatatatatatatatttatttgcaaatagatgatattaaatatttgatcaagagttgaaaaaaataaaaaatgaaattgcttttaaaagtgtattgctggagggatgtcttagcagttaaggcattttcctgcaaagccaagggatccaggtttaattcctcaggagccacgttagccagattgctctagggggtgcacgagtctggagttcatttgcagtggctagagggcctggtgtgcccattctctatttttctctcccactttctctgtcaaataaataaaaatattttttcaaaagcctatgctggaaaaaaaaaaagcctatggctttctGGGCactgtggtgtatgcctttattcccagcacttgagaggcagaagtaggaggactgccatgagtttgaggccaccctgaggctacatagtgaattccaggtcagcctgggctacagggagacccaacaacgaaaaaacaaaacaaaacataacaaacaaacaaaaaatgcctaTTGCTGGAGCGATGTCTAAGTAATTAATacacttacctacaaagtcaaaggacccaggttcaatttcccaggtcccatgtaagccagatgcaaaaggtaaacaatggagttcatttgtagtggctgatggCCTTAGCAATGCAatcgctcccaaataaattaagaataaaatattttaattttgtttttctttgttaatttgagggcaaaagacggagagagagagagagaatgggcacaccagggcctccagccactgcaaacgactacAGATGTgtacaccgccttgtgcatctggctaaggtgggtcctggagaattgagactCAAACtggagtgcttaggcttcacaggcaagcacgtaactgctaagccatctctccagcccccaaataacatATGTTTATAAGCCTATGACAGGAAAAGTAATATCCATAGGTGGATAAACTAGTAATCTAGTTAAGTGAATGTATTAATACATGTAAAACCagcctctaaatacttatgtttatgtgttTGCATTAAttctactatcacttttggttgcagaagcttatcttttcagatgatgaCAACCACTGTAGAAACTCAAGcctcaccaaagtgctaagaactGGTGATAGTAGGGTGTTcctcactaagtgagacatctgtcACTCCGTCTATGGGCCATTAtagaagaggtggtaggaagaatctaagggccaaaggaaggggaggaatgtttTGCAAAGCTCATCCTGTCACAATGTCACTGTGGCAGTGAtgataccacctacacaagaccgacATTAACAACAGGGGAAAAGTaatgccatcaaaatagaagagacgcTAGTTGGAATGAAGAAACTCGGTGGAGGGGATGTCTTGCTTTCTTACACACATCTGACTAAGTCCCCAGTCTAGTAATTCAGCATGTCACCTTCAGAAATGTGGCCTTTCAACAGGTCATaaaactggacgtggtggcatgcGCCGGTCTTCCCATCACTTGGAGATGTAAGGTAAGGAGCTCAGGGCACCCTACACAGTGAGgtagaggacagcctgggtacATGTGACTTTGTCTCAGATCATCACAGTCACCTCAATGTGACCCTTATTACCTGTGCAAAAGTCTCATTTCTGAgggtgacatagtgaattactAGACTGGGGACTTAATCTAATGTGTGCAAGAATGCAAGACATCTACATATAGACCATCTatcatcccctcccaccaccctccctttttacTCCCTGTGTCCCCTCCACCAAGTTTCTTCATTCTgactagtgtctcttctattttgatgacattaCTTTCTCCATGTTGttaatgcaggtcttgtgtaggtgataTCATGACTATCACAGTGACACTGTGACAGGATGAGCCTTGCAcggcactcctccccttccttggctctgagattcttcctaccacctcttctaTAATGGACCATAgagggtgtgatatagatgtctcatttagtcaGGAACACCCCACTGTCACCCATTCTCAGCTCTTTGGTGAGGTTTGGGTTTCTATAGTGGttgtcaccatctgaaaaggtaagttctgtaaccaaaagtgatagtagcattaatatatagacataaatataagtgtttagagggtgGTTTTATATGTATAATACATTCACTTAACCAGATAATACTAGTTTATCCATCTATGGCTATTACTTTTCCTGTCATAggctgttaaaaaatattttatttttattaattcatttgaaagtgagagactgCGTGTGCTATGGCcgtcagccactacaaatgaatttcattgttcagcttgtgcatctcacttacatgtgtcctgggaaatagagcctagTTGCTTtcgttttgtaggcaagtgccttaatcccgAAGCCATCGCCATCACTCCAGCCatagcctttttcttttgttttcttttgttttttgaggtagggtctcctctagtccaggccaacctggaattcactacgtagcctcagggtggcctgaaactcaatgTGATCATCCTATTcatgccccccaagtgctgggactacaggcatgcatcaccatgcctggctagccatAGGCtttacaaaagtatttttatttatttgacagggaaatagggagagagaatgggcatgccagggctgccagctactgcaaacgaacaccagacgcatgggcccccttgtgtatctggataatatgggtcctggggaatcaaaccgggctcctttggctttgcaggcaaatgcagtTACAGTTACAGTTGTTATAAATAtggtaaataagtattttaaccCTCAAATCCAACTCTTAGACAACTAGTTTGGATACTGAATGCACTCCAGTGAAGATGACAGAGGAAGTGTGAGTGGACACACTGGCCTTCTTGACTCAGTTATTTCACAGTAGACACACTAAAAAAGGGTGCACAATAAATACATGCAATTTTGTCAAGAAAAGCACAGCCATGGGCCTTGGGACAGTTTAAGGAAAGGGTATCTCAGTGGGCAGACACAAAATCGTGTTTGCTGGCAATACCAGAAGATATTCCTGAGTCTTGAAAAGAAAGGCTACACTTTAAAAGTTGGTATAATTTTGATATAATTGTTTAAAGTTATGGTtaatataaattttgttttttccattttctaatttCTTGAAATATTAGTATGCACATATGATATTGCATTGCAGTTCaattctaaataaaatgtttagtcagaccacatgcttttttaaaagctatttgaaATAACACATCTTTATATGTTGATAATGGAGTTCTCCTAGGTGACCTTTTTTCATTAAATTCTTGAATGTTTTTGaatgtattttttgaaatttatagcCAGGATAGGTGGTATACACCTGaaattccagtactcagaaggctgaggcagaaggattaatGTGAGTGTGAGGGCagcctggctacatagcaagtcccaAATCATGGgatggggaagaaggagagaaggaaaggtctTACCATGAGGAGGCAGGGCAACTCATTGTTACAAGGTCAAGGCTCCGGGCATTACCTCCCCTCCTCTACTACAGTGTGTGGTTTGCATTTGGATAAAAAGCAGAGAACACAGCCATTTCGTGTTCAGGCAGCATGAAGATgcgtttgtgtatatgtgcatagatAGGGCCCGTGTGTGCGTCATGTTACTTCCTTCTGCAGATTTTACTTCATGCTTTGTTAGCCTGAGCTCAGTTAGGATGGTTAAGGTATGATGCAGCCACATGATAGAATATTGTACATCCACTAGCTTATTTGCAATGGGAAGTTAATGTTATATGAAAATATTGCATAATCAAACATACATGTAAATCTTTAGAAGAGTGTAAAAGTaaaagtgctaaaaaaaaaaaggcaaatccgacgatccatcagatttaacatataatttattctgctatggaaggtgcaattagcacttgcggttcaggcctatataccataATTATTTCGTGAGTACTGAActgatgtaatcccagttatcttttgggatgattttggtcacaGTTATggtgcgctcctgcttgggtccgtttttggtgcactgtgggttcaagtaggctggctgggaaattggattgctgctctggtcacagGAGCTGGGTGCTGTgaactcccttccccaggtctctggttcttgctggtgcttgtgctggcaggaggggaggggaggctgtggatggtggctctagtccTCCCATGGTCACgagatcctctaccttgtgatctgctacCCCATTGTTTGCTGTGGTCTGATAtcgggagccacagctgctctttgaccttgggaactaagggtgttctcttatctcttaatacaaaggagatctcgtgatctgcagctgctctctgaccttgggagctagggtgatctctaatctcctaatctcctgatcctaaagcattgtttagtaCACAGCCTAGGTGAAGTGGGTGCCTGATAGAGGGATTAACATATGACCCTGGTGAAACTGACGTTAGGCACATAAGCATTATCAAACAAGTTCTGTCTTCTATATATAAGCTATGTCTGCCtgaacacctagcatggtctccttcttgtgtctgtttgccttctcccattcaggttaacttctccTCGGGTccttcaactccccgctggctgtgGCAGTCTtatcttcacatttcttgagtttgtgaggagctccagtgtgagtggaaaatcccctcatctggTTTTTCCTGTGGATAAAGCCGAGCCTTGCAAGTGTGGTCCCACGGTCGTGCTGCTGCCGAGGACCTGGAGCTGCCATGAACCTGCTGCCGCAGCTGCTGGTgacacttctgcctgcctatgtgggcttcagatgctctggatc
The nucleotide sequence above comes from Jaculus jaculus isolate mJacJac1 chromosome 7, mJacJac1.mat.Y.cur, whole genome shotgun sequence. Encoded proteins:
- the LOC123462330 gene encoding E3 ubiquitin-protein ligase Mdm2-like, coding for MCNTNMSVSTAGALSTSQIPASEQETLVRPKPLLLKLLKTVVFYLGQYIMSKRLYDEKQQHIVYCANDLLGDLFGVPSFSVKEHRKIYTMIYKNLVVVNQQEPSNSGTSMSENGCPLEGGSDLKDPVQELQEATPPSSELASRPSTSSRRRTISETEENSDDLTGERQRKRHKSLSFDESLALCVIRELCCERSSGSESTEAPSNQELDDGVREHSGDWLDQDSVSDQFSVEFEVESLDSEDYISEEGQELSEEDDGVSQVTVYQAGQGDRDSFEKDPEISLVDYWKCTSCNEMNPPLPPHCNRCWALRESWFPDDKGKDRGEIFAKAKLKNSAQTEEGLDVPDGKTITAVNDSRETWIEENDDEVTQAFQSQESEEHSQPSTSSSMICSSQEDLKEMKKEETQDKEESMESSFPLNAIEPCVICQGRPKNGCIVHGKTGHLMSCFTCSKKLKKRNKPCPVCRQPIQMTVLTYFT